One window of the Dendropsophus ebraccatus isolate aDenEbr1 chromosome 12, aDenEbr1.pat, whole genome shotgun sequence genome contains the following:
- the LOC138768649 gene encoding olfactory receptor 10AG1-like, whose product MQMNGFLLLGCAECCMLAVMAYDRYNAICHPLLYNTIMRRIVCIQLVIGSWLIGTTIGFLQTIFIFSLPFCRSNRINHFYCDMLPLISLACGNTKFNEIIMLIFTIIVVVGPFILTVISYTNIISTIIKHHSAGSRKKAFSTCTSHLIVVSMFYGSGSIMYLRPKSSYGVGEEKFLSLIYTIFAPLLNPFIYTLRNKDVKNAVKKICEIKIAL is encoded by the coding sequence ATGCAGATGAATGGATTTTTATTACTAGGTTGTGCAGAATGCTGTATGCTGGCAGTCATGGCGTATGATCGATATAACGCCATATGTCATCCTTTGTTATATAATACAATTATGAGAAGGATTGTTTGTATCCAGCTGGTCATTGGTTCTTGGCTCATTGGGACAACGATTGGTTTCCTACAAACCATATTCATATTTTCATTGCCGTTCTGCAGGTCCAATAGAATCAATCATTTTTACTGTGATATGCTGCCGCTTATAAGTTTGGCCTGTGGGAACACAAAATTCAATGAAATTATCATGCTTATATTTACTATTATTGTTGTTGTGGGACCTTTTATTCTGACAGTAATTTCATATACAAATATCATCTCGACAATAATCAAGCACCATTCTGCAGGGTCAAGGAAAAAAGCTTTCTCCACTTGTACCTCCCACCTCATAGTTGTATCTATGTTCTATGGGTCAGGCTCTATTATGTACTTGAGACCAAAGTCAAGTTATGGCGTGGGTGAGGAGAAGTTTTTGTCTCTCATATATACTATTTTTGCCCCTTTGCTGAACCCTTTTATATATACTTTAAGAAATAAAGATGTAAAAAATGCAGTTAAAAAGATATGTGAAATTAAAATAgcactttag